AAACCCATCGACGTCGCAAAGACCGCGAGCGACCGGCTCGGCGTCGGGTTCGTGTCGGTCCCGACAGCCGCGAGCCACGACGGGATCGTCTCCGGCCGGTCGTCCATCCCGGAGGGGGACACCCGCCACTCGGTGGCAGCGGACCCCCCGCTCGCGGTGGTCGCCGACACCGAACTGATCGCCGAGGCGCCCTGGGAACTGACGACCGCCGGCTGTGCCGACATCATCTCCAACTACACCGCCGTCAAGGACTGGCGGCTGGCCCAGCGCCTCAAAAACGTCGAGTACAGCGAGTACGCCGGCGCGCTCTCGGAGATGACCGCCGAGATGCTCGTGGACAACGCCGGATCGATCAAGAAGGACCTCGAGGAGTCGGCCTGGATCGTGGTGAAGGCGCTGGTCTCCTCGGGCGTGGCGATGTCGATCGCGGGTTCCTCCCGGCCCGCCTCCGGCGCGGAACATCTCGTCTCCCACCAGCTCGACCGCATCGCGCCGGGACGCGCGCTGCACGGGCACCAGGTCGGCGTCGCGTCGATCGTCACCGAGTACCTCCACTCCGGCGAGGATGGACAGTGGCGGGCGATCCGGAACGCGCTCGCGAGCATCGACGCCCCGACGAGCGCCGACGAGTTGGAGGTCACCGACGAGGAGTTCCTCGAGGCGCTCACGACCGCCCACACGATCCGCGACCGGTACACGATCCTCGGGAACGGGATCAGCGAGGCCGCCGCCCGGGAGGCCGGTCGGGTTACGGGCGTGATCTAGGCGAGGGCCTCACGCACCGCTCCGGTGCTCGCAGTGCCTTTGTAGTCGGCGGCCGAACCGAAGCGTATGACAGACGACGTGATCGTGGTCGGCGGGGGGCTGGCCGGCCTCGTCGCGACCCGACGCCTGGCGGAGCGTGGCGCCGACGTGACGCTTCTGGAACGGCGCGAAACCGTCGGCGGGCGGGTGCGAAGTCGACAGCGGGACGGGTTCACCCTGGATCGCGGGTTCCAGGTGCTTTTCACCGGCTATCCCGCGGTGAAACGCGAGCTCGATCTCGAGGCGCTGGACCTGCGCCGGTTCAAGCCGGGGGCGATCATCGCCCGCCCGAGCGAACGATCGGTGCTTTCGGATCCGCTTCGCGATCCGACCGCGGCCGTCGAGTCGCTTTTCAACCACGAGATCCCGCTGAGCGACAAGCTCAGGACGCTGCTGTTGCGCCGCGAACTCCGGAGTCGGGATCTCGCGTCGATCTTCGAGGGGCGCGACACGGACATCCGGTCGTTCCTCCGGGAGTGGGGGTTTTCGGAGGCGTACGTGAACAACTTCGTCGCCCCGTTTTACGGCGGGATCACGCTCGATCGGTCGCTGTCGACCTCCAAACGGGTGTTCGAGTACACCTTCGCCGTGCTGTCGGAGGGACACACCGCCGTCCCGGCCGACGGGATGGGCGCGATCACCGCCCAACTCGCCGATCGGGCGACAGCCGCCGGCGCGACGATCGAGACCGACAGGCGGATCACGGGGGTGGATCCGACCGACGACGGGACGGTGGAGGTACGGACGCCGGAGGGGGTCCGGCGTGCGACGGCGGCGATCGTCGCGACCGATCCACGGGCGGCCGCCGATCTGACCGGAATCGAATCCGTCCCGACAGACGGGCGGGCAAGCGTCACCCAGTACTACAGCCTTCCGGCCGGCGCGGGTCCGGGTACAGATCGTCGGCTCCTGTTGAACGCGAAAGGGGGCGCCGAAAGCGAGGGTGACGCCGCGACGGGCGGGGAGGTTCCGGGCGTCGACACGCCGAACACGATCGTGCCCCTCACGGAGGCCGCCCCGGAGTACGCCCCCGGGGATCGGGAACTGCTGTGTGCGACGTTCCTCGGCGAACGGCCGGTCGAAGTCGGCGACGGGGAACTGTTCGAACGGGCCCAGCGGACCCTCGAATCGTGGTATCCCGAACGGACGTTCGGGGGGCTCGAGCGCGTCTGGACCGACAGGATCCGGTTCGGGCAGTTCCGGCAGCCGCCGGGGATCCACGAGACGCTCCCGGACGTGCGCGATCCCGACGGCTCGGTGTACCTGGCCGGCGAGTACACCCAGTGGTCGTCGATACAGGGCGCCATGGAGAGCGGCCGAGTTGCAGCGGAGGCGGTGCTGGCCGACGAGTTCGGCGATTCACAGTAGCCGACGGAGCTTCGAAAGCGGCGGAAACCTGAGCGTCTCATGGCTGTCCGGATCGTAGACGATCGGGCGGAACGCGTCGATGTCGCGAACCAGCGGGCTGGAAACGTCGGGGTTGTACACCCCGTTCACGTCGACGCCCGGTGCGAGACGGTTGAACGCCGGCAACACCAGCACGTCCGCGCCGGCGTACGCCTCCGGACCCCACAGGAAACAGGGGCGGGTGTGACCCTCGATTTCTATCGTCGGATGGAGGTGGCCGACCACGTATCGGTCCCCCTGGATCGAGGGCTCCTCGTGACCGTGACAGACGACGGTCCCGTCCCGCAGCGCGTACGCATCGTGGACGGTCTCGTCCGACGCCGCCGAAAGCGTCGTGTCGTGGTTGCCGCCGACGAGAACCGGCCGGGCATCCGTACGCCGACAGGTCGACACGAGTTCGCGCAACCCCTCGCGTGCGGGCCGTCCAACCCCATCGAACCGGTGGAACAGATCTCCGGCGAAGACGACGGTTTCGGGCGCGAAATGGGCCAAAAGCGCATCCAGACGATCGACGAGATCGTCCCGCTCGCCGAGCGGGAACTGCACGCTCGAGGCCTCGTCGCGCCCCGCGTGCACGTCCGCGACGACGAGGGCGTCAGCCCCGGGCAGGAACGCGGCGCGATCCCGGACGGACAGATCCCTCATACCCGCCAGTACGCCGATTCGATATATATCCCTGCCGGCCCCTCGAATCAGGTGACCCATCCCTGCCGACGCTCCGGGTCAGTTGAGGGGGCTTTTTATCGATTCGTCTCGTTTCGCCGGTATGAGCGACGCCCTGCGGGACAAACGCACGGCGACCCGATTTCGGATCCTCTCGGAGATCGCCGATCGACAGCCTGCGGTCAGCCAGGGGGAGATTGCCACGGAGGTCGGCGTGACCAGCCAGGCGGTCAGCGAGTACATCCGCGAGCTCGTCGAGGAAGGGCTCGTGACCAAGGACGGACGGTCGCGTTACCGAGTGACCAAGGAGGGAGTCGACTGGCTCTTCCAGGAGGCCAGAGAGCTCAGGCGGTTCGCCGATCACGTGACCGAAGACGTCCTCGACAGCGTTCACGAGGACGCCGCGATCGCCGCCGAAGCGATCGAAAGCGGAGAGACCGTCACGCTCGTCGTGACGGAGGGGCTGTTGTATGCCCATCCCGGTGAGGAGGGCCCTGCCACCGGGATCGCGACGACCGACGCCGAGCCCGGGGAGGACGTAAGCGTCACCGGGTTCGAGGGCGTCATCGACATCGAACCGGGAACGGTCACCGTCTTCCGCGTCCCGCCGGCCCGATCCGGGGGGAGCGACGCCGTCGACGAGGCGGCGCTTTCGTCGGCCGTCTCGGCGGCCGACCTGGTGGTGGCTGCCGGCGTGGAAGGGGTGGTCGCACTCCGAACGATCGACATCGAGCCGGCGGTGACCGCTGCTGCCGGCGAGGTCGCAGCCGAGGCCGCAATGCGCGGACGGGACGTGGCCGTCGTGGCAAGCGCCGACGCCCTGGGACGGGTGACCGACGCGCTGCGGGACGCCGGCGTCTCCTACGAGGTCGCCGGCGCCGACGCGTAGCTCACCCTCGCCGACGCGTATCCCGACGCCGTCACGGCGCCGAACCCCCGGCGCGTGCGGTGTAGTTGCGTGCGGTCGCGTACGCCTCGCTGACCCGTCGGAACGCCGCTTTACTGCCTCCCTGGTCGGGATGGACGTCCTTGACCCGCCGCCGGTAGGCGTCCCTGACTGCCGCCACGTCGGTCGTCCGGTCGATGCCGAGCTCCGCAAACGCGACGTCAACGGACTCCGCCCCGACCGGAACGTCTCCGGCGCCGGGAGGGCCGACTCCGGCACCGACCGACTGGCCGATGCCGGAAACCTCGAAGGGGAGCCGACGGCCGAGATGGTGGACGGGCATTTCGTGTTCGTACAACACCGCGTACGTGTCGGCCTCCGCAAGCGAGAAGTACACCTGCGCGTCGAACGTGATGGCGACGTCTCGCCGGGGGAGATAAAAGTCGACCTCTTCACCGTGGGCGACGTACCCTTCGAAGAACTCTTCGTCGATCCCGCCGAGATAGTTTCGGACGTCCGTCCGGCGTCGGGAAGAGCCGTCACCGTCGGCCCGATCTCCGGACGCTGTCGCCGTTCCAGGGGCGGGAAACAACCGAGCGCCGACGAGAAACGCTCCCGCGATCAGAACGCTCAACAGGGTCCCGACGACGAGACCTGCGAGGAGCCACGCAGGAGCGGCCGTCACCCAATCGACGATCACGGACCCACTTGGCGATAGTCAGTGAAGAGTTTCTCGCCGACAAAGAGGAATATTCGATGCCGCGTTAGTTCGCGAGCTAGATCACGTCTTCGGCTTTGAGCCCCTCGATGATGTCGTCGACGAGTTCTTCGACCGTCTCGTACGGGAACTCCTGGTGGTCACCGAGCTTCGAGGCGAGTTCCATCGCAGAGATGGTGACCCCGTCGGCCTCGAACTTCGTGCCGGGACCGTCCGGCAGCGCCGGAACGAGATCCATCTGGTTGTTGACCGGGTAGTCAGCTCCCTCGAACGCCTCGATGAACTGTTCGCGCAGTTCTGATTGTACGTCTGCCATACGTCAACATGCTCGGAAGACCCGCAAAAGCGTTCCGAAACCCGAAACAACAACTCAAGAGTTGTTAATTCGGTGATCCGAGGATGCTACCGGACGCACGTGCCGGTATCTCGGTGCTTTTGCTCCTCGCTGGAGAGAGAGGAGTATGGAGCACGATTTCGAACTCCTCGAAGAGCTGACTGAAGCGCGCGGCGTCCCCGGCTACGAGGACCGGATCCGGGAGATCGTCCGACGGGAATTCGATGAGACGGTCGATCGGGTACGGACAGACGCAATGGGGAACGTGGTCGGAACGATCGAGGGAATCGGCGACGGGAACGAGAGCGCCGACGGAAGTGAGAGCGACGACGGAAGTGAGAGCGACGACGGAAGTGAGAGCGACGACGGAAGCTACAGCGTCGCCGTCGCTGCACACATGGACGAGATCGGGTTCATGGTGAAACACGTGACAGACGAGGGGTTCCTGCAGGTGGACGCACTGGGCGGGTTCGACCCACGCGTGCTGCGCGCCCAGCGGGTGACGGTCCACTCCGACGACGGCGACCTGACCGGCGTAATCGGATCGGTGCCGCCACACACGCTCACCGAAGAACAGCGCGAGAAGAAAGACGAGGTCGAGGACGTCTACATCGACGTGGGGCTGGACGGCGACGCGGCAAGCGAGCAGGTTGCTGTCGGGGACCTGGTGACGCTGGATCAGACGACCGTCGAGATGGGAGAACTCGTCACCGGGAAGGCGCTGGACGACAGGGTCTGTGTGTTCCAGTTGCTCGAGGCCGCCCGGCGGATCGAAGATCCCGACGTCACGATTCACTTCGCAGCGACCGTCCAGGAGGAGGTCGGCCTCCGGGGAGCACAGGCGCTCGGGGTCGACGTCGATCCCGACCTGGCGATCGCGCTGGACGTCACCGTCGCGAACGACGTCCCGCAGATCGGCGACGAGTCGAAGCAGGTGACCGAGGTCGGCGAGGGGACGGCCGTGAAGTTGAAGGATTCGAGCGTCATCACGAACCCGAAGGTGAACCGTCGGCTCCGCGATGTGGCCGAACGCCGGGAGATCGACCACCAACTCGAGGTGCTCCCCGCCGGGGGGACCGACACCGCCGGCTTCCAGAACACCCACGGCGCGAAGCCGGTGGGGGCGATCTCGATCCCGACCAGATACCTCCACACGGTGACCGAAAGCGCCCACGTCGACGACATCGACGCCGCGATCGACCTGCTGGTCGCGTTCCTCGAGACAGAGACTGGCGAAAACGATTACACGCTCTAACTCCCGCCGAGATCCCCACATCCCCACCTCCGAAACCGCAGTATTCACTAC
The Halalkaliarchaeum desulfuricum DNA segment above includes these coding regions:
- a CDS encoding DUF7839 domain-containing protein, with the translated sequence MSDALRDKRTATRFRILSEIADRQPAVSQGEIATEVGVTSQAVSEYIRELVEEGLVTKDGRSRYRVTKEGVDWLFQEARELRRFADHVTEDVLDSVHEDAAIAAEAIESGETVTLVVTEGLLYAHPGEEGPATGIATTDAEPGEDVSVTGFEGVIDIEPGTVTVFRVPPARSGGSDAVDEAALSSAVSAADLVVAAGVEGVVALRTIDIEPAVTAAAGEVAAEAAMRGRDVAVVASADALGRVTDALRDAGVSYEVAGADA
- a CDS encoding NAD(P)-dependent glycerol-1-phosphate dehydrogenase — protein: MFDKRTWIKLPRNVVVGHDVLDELGEAVGELSLPGSPLVVTSPTPDRLAGERVRAQFDDPETVSIEEARFDTIEEVVEAARATEAGFLIGLGGGKPIDVAKTASDRLGVGFVSVPTAASHDGIVSGRSSIPEGDTRHSVAADPPLAVVADTELIAEAPWELTTAGCADIISNYTAVKDWRLAQRLKNVEYSEYAGALSEMTAEMLVDNAGSIKKDLEESAWIVVKALVSSGVAMSIAGSSRPASGAEHLVSHQLDRIAPGRALHGHQVGVASIVTEYLHSGEDGQWRAIRNALASIDAPTSADELEVTDEEFLEALTTAHTIRDRYTILGNGISEAAAREAGRVTGVI
- a CDS encoding metallophosphoesterase, yielding MRDLSVRDRAAFLPGADALVVADVHAGRDEASSVQFPLGERDDLVDRLDALLAHFAPETVVFAGDLFHRFDGVGRPAREGLRELVSTCRRTDARPVLVGGNHDTTLSAASDETVHDAYALRDGTVVCHGHEEPSIQGDRYVVGHLHPTIEIEGHTRPCFLWGPEAYAGADVLVLPAFNRLAPGVDVNGVYNPDVSSPLVRDIDAFRPIVYDPDSHETLRFPPLSKLRRLL
- a CDS encoding MTH865 family protein; its protein translation is MADVQSELREQFIEAFEGADYPVNNQMDLVPALPDGPGTKFEADGVTISAMELASKLGDHQEFPYETVEELVDDIIEGLKAEDVI
- a CDS encoding J domain-containing protein — translated: MIVDWVTAAPAWLLAGLVVGTLLSVLIAGAFLVGARLFPAPGTATASGDRADGDGSSRRRTDVRNYLGGIDEEFFEGYVAHGEEVDFYLPRRDVAITFDAQVYFSLAEADTYAVLYEHEMPVHHLGRRLPFEVSGIGQSVGAGVGPPGAGDVPVGAESVDVAFAELGIDRTTDVAAVRDAYRRRVKDVHPDQGGSKAAFRRVSEAYATARNYTARAGGSAP
- a CDS encoding NAD(P)/FAD-dependent oxidoreductase, which produces MTDDVIVVGGGLAGLVATRRLAERGADVTLLERRETVGGRVRSRQRDGFTLDRGFQVLFTGYPAVKRELDLEALDLRRFKPGAIIARPSERSVLSDPLRDPTAAVESLFNHEIPLSDKLRTLLLRRELRSRDLASIFEGRDTDIRSFLREWGFSEAYVNNFVAPFYGGITLDRSLSTSKRVFEYTFAVLSEGHTAVPADGMGAITAQLADRATAAGATIETDRRITGVDPTDDGTVEVRTPEGVRRATAAIVATDPRAAADLTGIESVPTDGRASVTQYYSLPAGAGPGTDRRLLLNAKGGAESEGDAATGGEVPGVDTPNTIVPLTEAAPEYAPGDRELLCATFLGERPVEVGDGELFERAQRTLESWYPERTFGGLERVWTDRIRFGQFRQPPGIHETLPDVRDPDGSVYLAGEYTQWSSIQGAMESGRVAAEAVLADEFGDSQ
- a CDS encoding M42 family metallopeptidase; this encodes MEHDFELLEELTEARGVPGYEDRIREIVRREFDETVDRVRTDAMGNVVGTIEGIGDGNESADGSESDDGSESDDGSESDDGSYSVAVAAHMDEIGFMVKHVTDEGFLQVDALGGFDPRVLRAQRVTVHSDDGDLTGVIGSVPPHTLTEEQREKKDEVEDVYIDVGLDGDAASEQVAVGDLVTLDQTTVEMGELVTGKALDDRVCVFQLLEAARRIEDPDVTIHFAATVQEEVGLRGAQALGVDVDPDLAIALDVTVANDVPQIGDESKQVTEVGEGTAVKLKDSSVITNPKVNRRLRDVAERREIDHQLEVLPAGGTDTAGFQNTHGAKPVGAISIPTRYLHTVTESAHVDDIDAAIDLLVAFLETETGENDYTL